The following nucleotide sequence is from Halodesulfovibrio sp. MK-HDV.
TCGCCCAGTTCTGCTTTGGTGGAAGGGGTAAAGAGCGGGGTCGGAAATTTTTCAGACTCAAGCATACCTTCCGGCAGTTCATAGCCGCACACAGAACCGGTTTTGTTGTAGTCTTTCCAGCCGGAACCGGAAATGTGACCACGTACAATACATTCAATAGGAAGCGGCTTTGCTTTTTTAACAAGCACGGAGCGTCCTTCCAGTTCATCTGCATATTTATGCAGCGGTTCAGGGAAATCTTTTACGTCAGATGCGATGAGGTGGTTGGCTATGATGTGCTCGAACTTTTTCATCCAGAACAGGGTGATCTGGTTAAGGATAACACCTTTGTACGGGATAGGTTCTGCCATGATCACGTCGAATGCTGACATGCGGTCGGTAGTAATAATAAGCAGACTGGATTCATCAATTTCGTAGATATCGCGAACTTTACCGCGAGAAAGAAGCGGATAATCCGTGATAGTGGTCTTCGTAACGATTTTCATGCGAGAACTCCTGCAAGGGGCTATTTCTTTAAGCGGGTTTC
It contains:
- a CDS encoding phosphoribosylaminoimidazolesuccinocarboxamide synthase, whose translation is MKIVTKTTITDYPLLSRGKVRDIYEIDESSLLIITTDRMSAFDVIMAEPIPYKGVILNQITLFWMKKFEHIIANHLIASDVKDFPEPLHKYADELEGRSVLVKKAKPLPIECIVRGHISGSGWKDYNKTGSVCGYELPEGMLESEKFPTPLFTPSTKAELGDHDENISVERATEMIGKELAEKVADVSLRIFSEGREFAEEKGIIIADTKFEFGMVDGELTLIDEVLTPDSSRFWPKSSYTPGQGQPSFDKQYLRNWLSAQDWDKTPPAPALPDEVVAETGKKYAEAYTILTEQTLLL